Proteins from one Streptosporangium becharense genomic window:
- a CDS encoding helix-turn-helix domain-containing protein, which translates to MVSVTSTSASRPVGELLRQWRERRRMSQMDLAIQADISTRHLSFVETGRSKPSREMILHLAEELDLPLRERNHLLLSGGFAPLYSETPLNSPHMASVREALGQVLSGHEPYPAVVVDQRWNLVDRNSATGLLLRGVAPELLEPPVNVLRLSLHPRGMAQRIINLGEWRAHLLHRVRRQMSLTADPELTSLWHELEGYPCDQPEPEIERPGPGDIVVPLRIRRGYRELAFFSTMATFGTPLDITVAELAIEAYFPANPETAAYLQHQHHPD; encoded by the coding sequence GTGGTGTCCGTGACCTCCACCAGCGCATCCCGTCCGGTAGGCGAGCTCCTGCGCCAGTGGCGGGAGCGCCGGCGAATGAGTCAGATGGACCTCGCGATCCAGGCCGACATCTCCACCCGGCACCTGAGCTTCGTGGAGACCGGCAGGTCGAAGCCGAGCAGGGAGATGATCCTGCACCTGGCCGAGGAGCTGGACCTCCCCCTGCGCGAGCGCAACCACCTGCTGCTCTCCGGGGGTTTCGCGCCGCTCTACTCGGAGACGCCGCTCAACTCCCCGCACATGGCGTCCGTGCGGGAGGCGCTGGGGCAGGTGCTGAGCGGGCACGAGCCGTACCCGGCGGTGGTCGTCGACCAGCGCTGGAACCTCGTCGACCGCAACTCCGCCACCGGGCTGCTGCTGCGCGGGGTCGCGCCGGAGCTGCTGGAACCGCCGGTCAACGTGCTCCGGCTCAGCCTGCACCCCCGGGGCATGGCGCAGCGGATCATCAACCTGGGCGAGTGGCGGGCACACCTGCTGCACCGGGTCCGCCGCCAGATGAGCCTGACCGCCGACCCCGAGCTGACCTCGCTCTGGCACGAGCTGGAGGGCTACCCCTGCGACCAGCCCGAACCCGAGATCGAACGCCCCGGGCCGGGCGACATCGTCGTGCCGCTCCGGATCCGCCGCGGCTACCGGGAGCTCGCCTTCTTCAGCACGATGGCCACCTTCGGCACCCCGCTGGACATCACCGTGGCCGAGCTGGCCATCGAGGCGTACTTCCCCGCCAACCCGGAGACCGCCGCCTACCTGCAACACCAGCACCACCCCGACTGA
- a CDS encoding TOBE domain-containing protein: protein MTTFRISEAASLLGVSADTVRRWVDTGRLPARRDDHGHRLISGAELAAFARSQSARDEHGSMSSARNRFRGIVTEVVKDTVMAQVEIAAGPFRVVSLMSRRSADELGLEPGVVAVAVVKSTTVVVEVPDNP from the coding sequence GTGACGACGTTCCGGATCAGTGAGGCGGCATCGCTGCTGGGGGTCAGCGCCGACACCGTGCGCCGCTGGGTCGACACCGGTCGGCTGCCCGCCCGGCGCGACGACCACGGTCATCGTCTGATCTCCGGGGCCGAGCTGGCCGCGTTCGCGCGTTCTCAGTCGGCGCGTGACGAGCACGGCAGCATGTCCTCGGCGCGCAACCGCTTCCGGGGGATCGTCACCGAGGTGGTCAAGGACACGGTGATGGCTCAGGTGGAGATAGCGGCGGGGCCGTTCCGGGTGGTGTCGCTGATGAGCCGCCGGTCCGCCGACGAGCTGGGTCTCGAACCGGGCGTGGTCGCGGTCGCCGTCGTGAAGTCCACCACGGTCGTCGTCGAGGTTCCCGACAACCCCTGA